The DNA window CACCCATGTGCCCCGAGGACATCATATTGACAATCTCTGGCGTTATTATCATGCCCGGCTCGTGTTTAATCTGGCTTGGATCAATCTCCATGACGGTAGCACCGCCGATATCGGCGTGCGTCACATGTCCCCCATGTTGCCCATGCActccggctgctgctgccgctgctgcggctgctgctgcctgttgttgctgctgatggtgctgctgctgctgttgctgctgcaactgaCTCTGGGCCAACAGCTGCTGAGCATGGAgatgctgatgttgctgctgttgttgctgctgctggtgctgttggtgttgctgctgctgctgttgctgctggtgggcCTGGTGATgggcatgttgctgctgggcctGGCTTAGTGCATGCTGCTGGGCAGCGGCCAGGTGCTTGGCCTCGATCACCTCGCTTTTGATGTGCTGCACCATATTCGAGTTGCTCTCATCGCCGGTGTGGTGATGTGATATCGAGTGCATGGGGGACTGATCAAGCCGATGTATCTGCTGAGCCAGATGATTGTCTATATCGAGCGGTTCGGTGGGATCTGTTTGGGGAGAAACAAAGTGTTAGTTGTGGGCAACCGTAGGATAGGTGATTTACAGGCGGTACCGCGTACACTACCGAATCAAAAACTCACTTGATAGATCGCGCGTGTCCGTGCTGGGGTTGCAGGACAGATCGACGTGCTCCGTTACGGTGACTGGGGTGGCAGATGGTGCTGGTGGCTCGGGTGTGAAGTCCAGGAATCCCATGGGCACGCCCAACAGGCCGCCGTTCTGCAGGCAATCCAGATTTTTAGTGGGTGGGGAGAGAGAGATAGGAATGTCAGGTTAGCAAAAATAATGTTCAATATCCCCGTGGAGATCCTATGCGATCGGCAATAGATCGATAGATCTCTTGGCGAACTGAGAGAGTGTGGACAATGCTAACTAAACCAAAAAACTAGCTAACCAACTTACCATGCCCATGCCTAAACTAgtcatattttttgtatcttttccGTCGCGCGCTACTACAATTTGTGTGACGATGGCTTGGCCGGTGGAGGTCACGCCGCTCACGCCCGCTGCATTGTTCGAGCCGCTGGATGAATTGGACGCCGGCGATGCCACCGACTGCTCGGTCTTGCAGATCTTATTCGGCTTACTCTCGTGCTCGTGATCGTGGCTGTGCTCGTGATCGTGCTCGTGCTCGTGATCGTGGCCGTGACCGTGTCCTCCGTGGTGATGTCCTGTGTGCTCGTGATCGTGATCTTCGACGTCGGAATCGTCGCCGGTGGCCGACACTGGTATATAATTGCCGTCGGCCGTCTGCTGTAGGCTCACAATGGAGTTGGGATTCTGGCCCTGGATCAGGATGGTCTGcgggtggtggtgctggtggtgcgcCGGCTGCGGTTGCTGCTGCGATGCGCTGCTACTTGAGCCACCAGAGCTGCCTGCTCCGCCCGATGGCAGATCCGGGGATTTGGAGCGCTTTAGTCGGGACTTGCGCGGCGTGGGCTGCAAACCGGATGAGGGCGTCTGTGGAGCCTGCTGTCCGCCGGCTGAACttccgctgctgccgctggccGAGGAGCTAAGCAATTGACCGGACAGGGAAACACTTCCGCTGGCCACTCCGTGTTGCGTCAGCAGGGCAGCGTggatttgttgctgctgctgttgctgttgctgctgggcatgcacctgctgctgctgttgctgctgctggtgctgctcctgtgcctgttgttgctgctgctggtggtgttgctgctgctgctgttccaGGGAGGGCGATGCGGCTCCGGGCACTATGCTGGCGTTTACGATATTGCCAACGACCGCCTGCTGTATGTTCTCCGAAACTGTGATTGTTGCTGTGGCCGCGTCGTTCAGGTCATCCGCATTCTCGGCGGTTTCGCAGAGGCCCTTGATCTTTAGCTGCTCGGCGGTGCGCAGGAGGCCCTGTAAAGAGCAAGGAGGGGAAAATGCAATTAgtcatttattcaattttatgtTTGGGAGCTTTTTTTATCAgcgattttattattatattagcatcaaaattttttaaaactataacTGTTAACTGTTtcctattattatttaatttatattcaaaGATAAAAAACCAATTCTAGTTTTTGGTTCATACAACTCATATGGTATCAGATACAATGGGTACTATCTTTGCCCCGTGTTTCAAGGATATAATCGTATGCATCACCTCAGCTTCTTTTCCCCCAAGGCTAAACAGACTGTGTGGGTTTCCCCGGGCAATTTACACACATTGAATATGGAATGCGGtgatttgattgaaaaataGCCCATATCAGATAGTTGAAAGAGTTCCAAAGTGCCGCACCCATGCCGA is part of the Drosophila biarmipes strain raj3 chromosome 2R, RU_DBia_V1.1, whole genome shotgun sequence genome and encodes:
- the LOC108036342 gene encoding broad-complex core protein isoforms 1/2/3/4/5 isoform X1, which codes for MAAVRGHQYFSLRWNNYQNTMTSVFQQLREDLSFVDVTLSCEHGSLKAHKVVLSACSTYFQKLLLENPCKHPTIILPADIIFTDLKTIIDFVYRGEIDVTESELQGLLRTAEQLKIKGLCETAENADDLNDAATATITVSENIQQAVVGNIVNASIVPGAASPSLEQQQQQHHQQQQQQAQEQHQQQQQQQQVHAQQQQQQQQQQIHAALLTQHGVASGSVSLSGQLLSSSASGSSGSSAGGQQAPQTPSSGLQPTPRKSRLKRSKSPDLPSGGAGSSGGSSSSASQQQPQPAHHQHHHPQTILIQGQNPNSIVSLQQTADGNYIPVSATGDDSDVEDHDHEHTGHHHGGHGHGHDHEHEHDHEHSHDHEHESKPNKICKTEQSVASPASNSSSGSNNAAGVSGVTSTGQAIVTQIVVARDGKDTKNMTSLGMGMNGGLLGVPMGFLDFTPEPPAPSATPVTVTEHVDLSCNPSTDTRDLSNPTEPLDIDNHLAQQIHRLDQSPMHSISHHHTGDESNSNMVQHIKSEVIEAKHLAAAQQHALSQAQQQHAHHQAHQQQQQQQQHQQHQQQQQQQQHQHLHAQQLLAQSQLQQQQQQQHHQQQQQAAAAAAAAAAAGVHGQHGGHVTHADIGGATVMEIDPSQIKHEPGMIITPEIVNMMSSGHMDMYNSDTSEDSMMIANGSPHDQKEPHYTNLDQQHGMGGSVCGPGPGGAGGGGGMSGGAGSGSGEKGQFNGPKAWTQDDMNSALDALKNQNMSLTKASAIYGIPSTTLWQRAHRLGIETPKKEGGTKSWNEDALQNALEALRSGQISANKASKAFGIPSSTLYKIARREGIRLAAPFNAAPTTWTPEDLERALEAIRAGNTSVQKASAEFGIPTGTLYGRCKREGIELSRSNPTPWSEDAMNEALNSVRVGQMSINQAAIHYNLPYSSLYGRFKRGKYDVVANTSGVALLNTSGNTTGSIEIIEHSQENSLHMLQQQFPYSPSPHPPTPQHHSTPQHHSTPQQGPPTPQHMQQHVVHMQQQQQQQQQQSPHPGHHPQHMQQDVVTSSSQVVHSQQQQQQQQLQQIYQHHGTPERS
- the LOC108036342 gene encoding broad-complex core protein isoforms 1/2/3/4/5 isoform X2; translation: MAAVRGHQYFSLRWNNYQNTMTSVFQQLREDLSFVDVTLSCEHGSLKAHKVVLSACSTYFQKLLLENPCKHPTIILPADIIFTDLKTIIDFVYRGEIDVTESELQGLLRTAEQLKIKGLCETAENADDLNDAATATITVSENIQQAVVGNIVNASIVPGAASPSLEQQQQQHHQQQQQQAQEQHQQQQQQQQVHAQQQQQQQQQQIHAALLTQHGVASGSVSLSGQLLSSSASGSSGSSAGGQQAPQTPSSGLQPTPRKSRLKRSKSPDLPSGGAGSSGGSSSSASQQQPQPAHHQHHHPQTILIQGQNPNSIVSLQQTADGNYIPVSATGDDSDVEDHDHEHTGHHHGGHGHGHDHEHEHDHEHSHDHEHESKPNKICKTEQSVASPASNSSSGSNNAAGVSGVTSTGQAIVTQIVVARDGKDTKNMTSLGMGMNGGLLGVPMGFLDFTPEPPAPSATPVTVTEHVDLSCNPSTDTRDLSNPTEPLDIDNHLAQQIHRLDQSPMHSISHHHTGDESNSNMVQHIKSEVIEAKHLAAAQQHALSQAQQQHAHHQAHQQQQQQQQHQQHQQQQQQQQHQHLHAQQLLAQSQLQQQQQQQHHQQQQQAAAAAAAAAAAGVHGQHGGHVTHADIGGATVMEIDPSQIKHEPGMIITPEIVNMMSSGHMDMYNSDTSEDSMMIANGSPHDQKEPHYTNLDQQHGMGGSVCGPGPGGAGGGGGMSGGAGSGSGEKDALKNQNMSLTKASAIYGIPSTTLWQRAHRLGIETPKKEGGTKSWNEDALQNALEALRSGQISANKASKAFGIPSSTLYKIARREGIRLAAPFNAAPTTWTPEDLERALEAIRAGNTSVQKASAEFGIPTGTLYGRCKREGIELSRSNPTPWSEDAMNEALNSVRVGQMSINQAAIHYNLPYSSLYGRFKRGKYDVVANTSGVALLNTSGNTTGSIEIIEHSQENSLHMLQQQFPYSPSPHPPTPQHHSTPQHHSTPQQGPPTPQHMQQHVVHMQQQQQQQQQQSPHPGHHPQHMQQDVVTSSSQVVHSQQQQQQQQLQQIYQHHGTPERS